A window from Brucella sp. BE17 encodes these proteins:
- a CDS encoding histidine phosphotransferase family protein, giving the protein MPLPVTLSALDLGALLCSRICHDIISPVGAINNGLELLEEGGADEDAMDLIKSSARNASARLQFARIAFGAAGSAGVQIDTGDAQHVATEYFKNEKPEFSWEGTRVFLPKNKVKLLLNLLLIGNAAIPRGGSLAVRLEGGDTEPRFVITVQGRMLRVPPKFLELHSGAMPEEPIDAHSVQPYYTLLLAQDAGMTISIRATAEDIVFSAE; this is encoded by the coding sequence ATGCCTTTGCCCGTCACCCTTTCCGCACTCGACCTTGGTGCGCTTCTGTGCAGCAGGATCTGCCATGACATTATTTCGCCTGTTGGTGCGATCAATAATGGCCTTGAACTGCTTGAAGAAGGCGGAGCGGATGAAGATGCAATGGATCTCATCAAGTCGAGCGCGCGCAACGCATCCGCAAGGTTGCAATTTGCCCGCATCGCTTTTGGTGCTGCCGGTTCCGCAGGCGTTCAGATCGACACGGGCGATGCACAACATGTCGCCACCGAATATTTCAAGAACGAAAAGCCGGAGTTTTCCTGGGAAGGCACCCGTGTGTTCCTGCCCAAGAACAAGGTCAAACTTCTGCTGAACCTGCTCTTGATCGGCAATGCCGCTATTCCGCGCGGCGGTTCTCTGGCCGTGCGCCTTGAAGGCGGCGACACGGAACCGCGCTTCGTCATCACCGTTCAGGGTCGTATGCTGCGCGTCCCCCCCAAGTTTCTTGAATTGCACTCAGGCGCAATGCCAGAAGAACCGATCGATGCACATTCTGTACAACCTTATTATACACTGCTGCTGGCGCAAGACGCCGGTATGACCATTTCAATTCGTGCAACGGCAGAAGATATCGTCTTCTCCGCAGAATGA
- a CDS encoding ABC transporter permease subunit, with protein MTHSAIEPETVNDIGRIRALKDFWFYFSVNRGAVIGLVVFLTIVLVAILAPVLAPYGPSQQFPEFLRNPPFWQENGTTQFLLGTDEVGRDILSRLLYGAQYSLLVGFVIVIISMCLGITIGLLCGYFGGGIDTVFMRIMDVILAFPSLLLALVLVAILGPGLINAVLAITLVLLPHFSRLTRAAVMAEKEREYVTAAKLAGASRLRLMFKTILPNCLAPLVVQATMSFSNAILDVAALGFLGMGAQPPTPEWGTMLASAREFITSAWWIVTFPGLAILITVLAINLIGDGLRDALDPKLKRS; from the coding sequence ATGACACACTCAGCTATTGAGCCGGAAACCGTAAACGACATCGGACGGATTCGGGCTTTGAAAGATTTCTGGTTCTATTTCAGCGTCAATCGTGGCGCGGTGATCGGACTGGTCGTTTTTCTGACCATTGTCCTGGTTGCCATTCTGGCACCAGTCCTTGCTCCCTATGGACCAAGCCAACAGTTTCCGGAGTTTCTCCGCAATCCGCCGTTCTGGCAGGAGAATGGAACAACGCAGTTTCTGCTCGGCACGGATGAAGTGGGCCGCGATATCCTGTCCCGACTGCTCTATGGTGCCCAATATTCGCTGCTAGTCGGCTTCGTCATCGTCATCATCTCGATGTGTCTTGGCATTACCATTGGCCTTCTCTGCGGTTATTTCGGTGGCGGTATCGATACGGTTTTCATGCGTATCATGGACGTCATTCTGGCGTTTCCATCGCTGTTGCTCGCGCTGGTCCTGGTCGCCATTTTAGGCCCCGGCCTCATCAATGCCGTGCTGGCGATCACGCTGGTTCTGCTGCCGCATTTTTCTCGCCTGACCCGTGCCGCCGTGATGGCGGAAAAGGAACGCGAATATGTGACAGCGGCCAAGCTCGCCGGTGCAAGCCGTCTGCGTCTGATGTTCAAGACCATTCTGCCCAATTGTCTGGCGCCTTTGGTCGTGCAGGCAACCATGTCCTTTTCCAATGCCATTCTCGACGTTGCAGCTCTTGGCTTTCTCGGTATGGGTGCACAGCCGCCAACACCTGAATGGGGAACGATGCTGGCGTCCGCACGTGAGTTCATCACCAGCGCCTGGTGGATCGTGACATTCCCCGGTCTTGCCATCCTGATCACCGTTCTCGCGATCAATCTGATCGGCGACGGTCTGCGCGACGCGCTCGACCCGAAACTGAAGAGGAGCTGA
- the mnmA gene encoding tRNA 2-thiouridine(34) synthase MnmA, giving the protein MSLNSLDLPGKPEETRVVVAMSGGVDSSVVAAILKREGYDVVGVTLQLYDHGAAVHRAGSCCAGQDIEDARRVSESLGIPHYVLDYEARFREAVIDPFANSYVSGETPIPCVSCNQTVKFADLLQTARDLGADALATGHYIRSRANGAHRALYRPVDADRDQSYFLFATTQVQIDYLRFPLGHLPKPQVREIAEEMGLTVAKKQDSQDICFVPQGKYSDIISRLKPEASNPGDIVHIDGRKLGRHEGIVRYTVGQRRGIGVATGEALYVVHLDAAHGRVIVGPREALETHKVFLRDMNWLGDGAVSDLPTGGMEVFAKVRSTRPPRPAVLHHVDGQTWVELIDGESGIAPGQACVLYSDESNTARVFGGGFIARSEREPQAEEMLRRLVDGNAKASAA; this is encoded by the coding sequence ATGAGCCTGAACAGCCTCGATCTGCCGGGAAAGCCGGAAGAAACGCGTGTTGTCGTCGCCATGTCAGGTGGCGTCGATTCTTCGGTCGTGGCGGCAATTCTCAAACGGGAAGGCTACGACGTTGTTGGCGTAACGCTACAGCTCTATGATCATGGCGCTGCGGTTCATCGTGCCGGCTCGTGTTGTGCGGGGCAGGACATTGAAGATGCCCGCCGCGTTTCGGAAAGTCTTGGCATTCCGCATTACGTCCTTGATTATGAAGCGCGTTTCCGTGAAGCCGTGATTGATCCTTTTGCGAATTCCTATGTCAGCGGTGAAACGCCGATCCCCTGTGTTTCCTGCAACCAGACTGTCAAGTTTGCCGATCTCCTCCAGACAGCGCGTGATCTGGGCGCGGATGCGCTTGCGACCGGGCATTATATCCGTAGCCGCGCCAATGGTGCGCATCGCGCATTGTATCGACCTGTTGATGCCGATCGTGATCAGAGCTATTTCCTGTTTGCTACCACCCAGGTGCAGATCGACTATCTGCGTTTCCCGTTGGGGCATCTGCCTAAGCCTCAAGTGCGTGAGATCGCCGAGGAAATGGGACTGACTGTCGCCAAGAAGCAGGACAGTCAGGATATCTGCTTTGTGCCACAAGGGAAATATTCAGACATCATCTCCCGGTTAAAGCCTGAAGCGAGCAATCCGGGCGATATCGTTCACATTGACGGGCGCAAGCTTGGTCGTCACGAAGGCATCGTCCGTTATACAGTCGGCCAGCGCCGCGGCATCGGTGTCGCCACTGGCGAGGCGCTTTATGTCGTGCATCTCGATGCAGCGCATGGTCGCGTTATCGTCGGTCCGCGCGAAGCTCTAGAAACACACAAGGTGTTTCTGCGCGATATGAATTGGCTCGGAGATGGCGCTGTAAGTGATTTGCCGACGGGTGGAATGGAGGTTTTTGCCAAGGTTCGTTCCACGCGTCCGCCCCGGCCTGCAGTTTTGCATCATGTCGATGGACAGACATGGGTCGAGCTTATCGATGGTGAAAGCGGTATCGCGCCCGGGCAGGCTTGTGTCCTTTATTCCGACGAAAGCAATACGGCCCGAGTCTTCGGCGGAGGGTTTATTGCCCGCTCGGAGCGTGAGCCGCAGGCGGAAGAAATGCTTCGCCGCCTCGTCGATGGCAATGCCAAGGCCTCGGCCGCGTAA
- a CDS encoding RNA methyltransferase: MPQSHHGHARIERITDPQDTRLLPYRDIREKDLIGRQQRFIAEGKVVINVLLSSSARFEAESLLVLENRLEGLSPQIERTPVDVPIYCVPQIVMDAVAGFHVHRGVLAVGRRKPQPSVDELLAGLPEKSLIVVLCGISNHDNIGSIFRNAAAFEANCVLMDTSCCDPLYRKSIRVSVGATLKVPYFHGAMIDDILTAVSRENFNILALSPSSQKNIYQAGEHERQAILLGTEGEGLPQRLLNSLDTARIPMSRDFDSLNVATASGIALSRFSRFL; encoded by the coding sequence ATGCCGCAATCCCATCACGGACACGCCCGCATCGAAAGGATCACAGATCCTCAGGACACCCGCCTCCTTCCCTATCGTGATATTCGCGAAAAGGATCTGATCGGGCGCCAGCAGCGTTTCATCGCCGAGGGCAAGGTTGTCATCAATGTCTTGCTATCATCTTCAGCACGGTTCGAAGCCGAATCGCTGCTGGTGCTGGAAAACCGGCTTGAAGGACTATCGCCCCAGATAGAGAGAACTCCCGTGGATGTGCCGATCTATTGCGTGCCGCAGATCGTCATGGACGCGGTTGCTGGCTTTCATGTTCATCGTGGCGTTCTGGCGGTGGGGCGCCGCAAACCGCAGCCTTCAGTCGATGAACTGCTTGCCGGACTGCCGGAAAAATCGCTCATCGTTGTGCTGTGCGGCATATCCAACCACGACAATATAGGGTCCATTTTCCGCAATGCTGCTGCCTTTGAAGCCAATTGCGTACTGATGGATACGAGTTGCTGCGACCCACTTTACCGAAAATCCATTCGCGTTTCGGTTGGTGCGACGCTGAAAGTGCCCTATTTTCACGGAGCCATGATCGACGACATCCTGACGGCTGTCAGCAGGGAAAACTTCAACATTCTCGCGCTAAGCCCGTCATCTCAAAAAAACATCTATCAGGCTGGAGAGCATGAACGACAAGCCATCCTGCTCGGCACGGAAGGTGAAGGCCTGCCGCAGCGCCTTCTCAACAGCCTGGACACTGCGCGCATTCCGATGTCACGTGATTTTGACAGCCTGAATGTTGCAACCGCTTCTGGCATTGCGCTGTCGCGTTTCAGCCGGTTTCTCTAA
- a CDS encoding metalloregulator ArsR/SmtB family transcription factor: protein MNKEHNFHELIENADHAADFLSALANNKRIMILCKLLHNEMSVGTLAKAIDLSQSALSQHLAKLRALNLVSTRRDAQTIYYMASSAEVELMLSTLSNFYMHAAAPRHGAPAAPNC, encoded by the coding sequence ATGAACAAAGAACATAATTTTCATGAACTAATAGAAAACGCAGATCATGCAGCTGATTTTCTTTCAGCACTTGCTAATAATAAGAGAATTATGATTTTATGCAAACTTCTTCATAATGAAATGTCGGTTGGAACGCTTGCAAAAGCTATCGATCTCAGCCAATCGGCTCTTTCTCAACATCTTGCAAAACTAAGGGCACTCAATCTGGTCTCGACGCGCCGCGATGCCCAAACCATCTACTATATGGCTTCCTCTGCGGAGGTCGAACTGATGCTGTCCACGCTTTCAAACTTCTATATGCACGCTGCAGCACCGCGTCATGGAGCGCCCGCTGCGCCCAACTGCTGA
- a CDS encoding DUF1153 domain-containing protein translates to MTDLVRPRIKYVIGPDGSPLTIADLPPATTRRWVIRRKAEVVAAVRGGLLSLEEACQRYTLTVEEFLGWQSSIDEHGLAGLRTTRIQQYRH, encoded by the coding sequence ATGACCGATCTGGTAAGACCGCGTATAAAATATGTAATTGGTCCTGATGGCAGTCCGCTGACCATCGCGGACCTTCCGCCCGCCACGACAAGGCGTTGGGTTATCCGCCGCAAGGCTGAAGTTGTTGCTGCCGTTCGCGGCGGACTTCTTAGTCTTGAGGAGGCTTGCCAACGTTACACGTTGACGGTGGAAGAATTTCTTGGTTGGCAATCTTCGATCGATGAGCATGGTCTCGCCGGTCTCAGAACCACCAGAATTCAGCAATACCGGCATTGA
- a CDS encoding ABC transporter substrate-binding protein, with product MKMYKTLLAATALVVLMGGAASAKTFVYCSPASPEGFDPAAYTGGDTFDASAHPVYNRLAEFENGTTKVVPGLAESWDVSEDGLEYTFNLRKGVKFHSSNQFTPTRDFNADDVIFSFDRMSNKENPWHQYTAGITYEYFDSMEMGELIKEIVRVDDYTVKFVLSRPEAPFLANVSMPFASIISKEYTDKLADDGKKDDLNQFPVGTGPFQFVAYQKDAVVRFKANDDYWDTRPKIDDLVFAITTDAAVRAEKVKAGECHLMSYPAPADIKDLQANSNLKVDEQAGLNVAYFAYNTLKAPFDKPEVRKALNQAINKQAIIDAVFQGQGQVAKNPIPPTMWGYNDTIEDDKYDPEAAKKALEAADVKGLKMKLWAMPVSRPYMPNARRTAELMQSDLAKVGVSAEIVSMEWGEYLKKSGEKDRDGAVLLGWTGDNGDPDNFLGTLLGCAGVGNNNRAQWCYKPFEDLIQKAKVSTSQEERTKLYEEAQVIFKEQAPWNTIAHSTVFVPMSAKVTGFKQSPLGDYRFEEVDIAE from the coding sequence ATGAAAATGTATAAAACACTTCTGGCTGCGACAGCGCTGGTTGTTTTGATGGGCGGGGCCGCTTCGGCTAAGACCTTTGTCTATTGCTCGCCGGCATCACCTGAGGGCTTCGATCCCGCAGCCTATACGGGCGGCGACACGTTCGATGCTTCGGCGCATCCGGTCTATAACCGTCTTGCAGAATTTGAAAACGGAACGACCAAGGTCGTGCCGGGACTCGCTGAAAGCTGGGACGTGTCGGAAGATGGTCTGGAATATACGTTCAATCTGCGCAAGGGCGTCAAGTTTCATTCAAGTAATCAGTTTACGCCGACCCGTGATTTCAATGCCGATGACGTGATCTTTTCCTTCGACCGTATGAGCAACAAGGAAAATCCCTGGCATCAATATACCGCCGGTATCACATACGAATATTTTGACAGCATGGAAATGGGTGAACTGATCAAGGAAATCGTCCGCGTTGACGATTATACGGTCAAGTTTGTGCTCAGCCGTCCTGAAGCACCGTTCCTCGCCAATGTTTCGATGCCATTCGCCTCGATTATTTCTAAGGAATATACCGACAAGCTGGCAGACGATGGTAAGAAGGATGATCTCAACCAGTTTCCTGTTGGCACTGGCCCCTTCCAGTTCGTTGCTTATCAGAAGGACGCTGTCGTTCGCTTCAAGGCCAACGACGATTATTGGGATACGCGTCCGAAGATCGATGATCTTGTTTTCGCCATTACAACCGACGCTGCGGTGCGTGCCGAAAAGGTCAAGGCTGGCGAATGCCATCTGATGTCCTATCCGGCTCCAGCTGATATCAAGGATCTTCAGGCCAATTCCAATCTGAAGGTTGACGAGCAGGCTGGCCTGAATGTCGCTTATTTTGCTTATAATACGCTGAAGGCACCGTTCGATAAGCCGGAAGTGCGCAAGGCGCTCAATCAGGCCATCAACAAGCAGGCCATCATCGATGCCGTGTTCCAGGGGCAGGGTCAGGTTGCAAAGAACCCCATCCCACCGACAATGTGGGGCTATAACGACACGATCGAGGACGATAAATACGATCCGGAAGCTGCCAAGAAGGCTCTGGAAGCGGCCGATGTCAAAGGTCTCAAGATGAAGCTCTGGGCGATGCCGGTGAGCCGTCCATATATGCCCAATGCACGCCGTACGGCGGAACTCATGCAGTCGGACCTTGCCAAGGTTGGTGTGAGCGCCGAGATCGTATCGATGGAATGGGGCGAATACCTCAAGAAGTCGGGCGAAAAAGACCGTGACGGTGCTGTCCTTCTGGGCTGGACCGGTGACAATGGCGACCCGGACAATTTCCTTGGAACATTGCTTGGTTGTGCAGGCGTGGGCAATAACAACCGCGCGCAATGGTGCTACAAGCCGTTTGAAGACCTGATCCAGAAGGCCAAGGTCTCGACCAGCCAGGAAGAGCGTACCAAGCTTTATGAAGAAGCTCAGGTTATCTTCAAGGAGCAGGCTCCGTGGAACACCATCGCACATTCGACTGTTTTTGTGCCGATGTCTGCCAAAGTGACGGGCTTCAAGCAGAGCCCGCTTGGCGATTATCGGTTTGAAGAAGTCGATATCGCTGAGTAA
- a CDS encoding GNAT family N-acetyltransferase yields the protein MSGNIDIRKEDSSDGGRYVAALEGSEAEMTYTRLGPALISIDHTLVPEAIRGKGAAQALAKSAVLDARRNGWKIIPRCSFLQAQLTQHPDWSDVISNA from the coding sequence ATGAGCGGAAATATCGATATTCGCAAGGAAGACAGTTCCGATGGTGGCCGCTACGTGGCTGCGCTGGAGGGATCCGAAGCCGAAATGACCTATACCCGACTCGGACCTGCACTCATTTCCATCGATCATACACTGGTGCCCGAGGCCATTCGCGGCAAAGGAGCTGCACAAGCTCTCGCCAAGAGTGCTGTTCTTGATGCACGCAGAAACGGCTGGAAAATCATTCCGCGATGCAGCTTTTTGCAAGCCCAGCTTACACAACATCCCGACTGGTCGGATGTGATCAGCAACGCGTGA
- the ctrA gene encoding cell cycle two-component system response regulator CtrA, with product MRVLLIEDDSAIAQSIELMLKSESFNVYTTDLGEEGIDLGKLYDYDIILLDLNLPDMSGYEVLRTLRLSKVKTPILILSGMAGIEDKVRGLGFGADDYMTKPFHKDELVARIHAIVRRSKGHAQSVITTGDLVVNLDAKTVEVAGQRVHLTGKEYQMLELLSLRKGTTLTKEMFLNHLYGGMDEPELKIIDVFICKLRKKLDAASGSQSYIETVWGRGYVLREPDGAELRESA from the coding sequence ATGCGCGTCCTGTTGATTGAAGATGACAGTGCTATCGCACAGAGCATCGAGCTGATGCTCAAGTCCGAGAGTTTCAATGTCTATACGACCGATCTGGGCGAAGAAGGCATCGACCTCGGCAAACTTTATGATTACGACATTATTTTGCTGGACCTGAATCTGCCGGATATGTCTGGTTACGAGGTTCTGCGTACGCTGCGACTTTCCAAGGTGAAAACGCCGATCCTCATCCTGTCCGGCATGGCCGGTATTGAGGACAAGGTTCGTGGCCTTGGCTTCGGTGCGGATGACTATATGACCAAGCCCTTTCACAAGGATGAGCTGGTTGCCCGCATTCACGCGATCGTACGTCGCTCCAAGGGTCATGCCCAGTCGGTCATTACGACTGGCGATCTGGTGGTCAATCTTGATGCCAAGACCGTGGAAGTGGCGGGCCAGCGTGTCCATCTGACCGGCAAGGAATATCAGATGCTGGAGCTGCTGTCGTTGCGCAAAGGCACGACACTGACCAAGGAAATGTTCCTCAACCATCTCTACGGCGGTATGGACGAACCGGAACTGAAAATTATCGACGTCTTCATCTGTAAGCTGCGAAAGAAGCTCGATGCCGCTTCCGGTAGCCAGAGCTATATTGAAACTGTCTGGGGCCGTGGCTATGTGCTTCGCGAACCCGACGGTGCGGAATTGCGCGAAAGCGCCTGA
- a CDS encoding ABC transporter ATP-binding protein, producing the protein MALLEIKNLTVSFDTSTGPFKAVDGIDIAVDKGEVLAIVGESGSGKSVGMLAVMGLLPKTATVTADKMDFNGKDLRTMSDKERRQIIGRDISMIFQEPVASLNPCFTVGYQLEEVLNRHMGLKGSRSQARAIELLELVGIRDASERLKSFPHQMSGGQCQRVMIAIAIACNPKLLIADEPTTALDVTIQKQILDLLMRLQVEHGMGLIMITHDMGVVAETADRVIVQYKGHKMEDADVLSLFSAPKHPYTRALLSSLPENATGDRLPTVSDFVLEENAAGEA; encoded by the coding sequence ATGGCTCTGCTTGAAATCAAAAACCTGACAGTTTCTTTCGATACATCGACCGGTCCCTTCAAGGCTGTCGATGGCATTGATATCGCTGTCGACAAGGGTGAAGTGCTCGCAATTGTGGGCGAATCCGGATCCGGAAAATCGGTGGGCATGTTGGCCGTCATGGGCCTTCTGCCCAAAACGGCAACCGTGACTGCCGATAAGATGGATTTTAACGGCAAGGACTTGCGGACCATGTCCGACAAGGAGCGCCGCCAGATCATCGGTCGCGATATTTCGATGATTTTTCAGGAGCCGGTTGCAAGCCTCAATCCATGTTTCACGGTCGGCTACCAGCTCGAGGAAGTGCTCAACAGGCATATGGGCCTGAAAGGATCGAGAAGCCAGGCACGAGCGATCGAGCTGCTGGAGCTTGTCGGCATTCGCGATGCGTCTGAGCGCCTCAAAAGCTTTCCGCATCAAATGTCGGGCGGTCAGTGTCAGCGCGTGATGATCGCAATCGCCATTGCGTGTAATCCGAAGTTGCTCATCGCCGATGAGCCGACGACCGCGCTTGACGTGACGATCCAGAAACAGATCCTCGACCTTCTCATGCGGCTTCAGGTCGAACATGGCATGGGCCTGATCATGATCACCCATGATATGGGCGTGGTCGCGGAAACGGCGGATCGGGTGATCGTGCAGTACAAGGGCCACAAGATGGAAGATGCCGACGTATTGTCGCTGTTTTCCGCGCCAAAACATCCCTATACGCGGGCGCTGCTTTCGTCGCTGCCGGAAAACGCGACCGGCGACCGCCTGCCCACGGTTTCCGATTTTGTCCTTGAAGAAAATGCTGCGGGAGAAGCGTGA
- a CDS encoding dipeptide ABC transporter ATP-binding protein: protein MSEIVLEARDIKRDYHVGGGLFGKNKVVHAVKGVSFKVEKGKTLAIVGESGCGKSTLARILTMIDPQTSGELLIGGQDVNIERDGLSAEMRQMVQIVFQNPYGSLNPRQKIGDVLAEPLLLNTNMSAKDRRDKAMQMLLKVGLGREHFNRYPHMFSGGQRQRIAIARALMLNPKLLILDEPVSALDLSVQAQVLNLLADLQEEFGLTYVFISHDLSVVRYIADEVMVMYFGEVVEYGSREDVFSNPQHDYTKKLFAATPRADVDAIRARVEARAAARQAAHA, encoded by the coding sequence ATGAGCGAGATCGTTCTCGAAGCGCGTGATATCAAGCGCGATTATCATGTCGGCGGCGGCCTGTTCGGCAAGAACAAGGTAGTTCATGCGGTCAAGGGCGTCAGCTTCAAGGTCGAAAAGGGCAAGACGCTGGCGATCGTTGGTGAATCGGGTTGCGGCAAGTCAACGCTTGCCCGCATTCTGACCATGATCGACCCTCAGACATCGGGCGAGTTGCTGATCGGCGGGCAGGATGTGAACATCGAGCGCGACGGTTTGAGCGCTGAAATGCGCCAGATGGTGCAGATCGTGTTCCAGAACCCTTACGGCTCGCTCAACCCGCGCCAGAAGATCGGTGATGTTCTGGCTGAGCCGCTTCTGCTCAACACCAATATGTCGGCCAAGGATCGTCGCGACAAGGCGATGCAGATGCTGCTGAAGGTCGGGCTTGGCCGCGAGCATTTCAACCGCTACCCGCATATGTTTTCGGGCGGTCAGCGTCAGCGTATCGCGATTGCGCGCGCGCTGATGCTCAACCCGAAACTGCTGATTCTGGATGAACCGGTTTCGGCGCTCGATCTGTCGGTACAGGCACAGGTGCTCAACCTTCTGGCGGATTTGCAGGAAGAGTTCGGCCTGACATATGTCTTCATCAGCCACGATCTTTCGGTGGTCCGTTACATCGCTGACGAAGTGATGGTGATGTATTTCGGCGAAGTCGTCGAATATGGTTCACGTGAGGATGTGTTCAGCAATCCGCAGCATGACTACACGAAGAAACTGTTCGCAGCCACCCCACGTGCCGATGTCGATGCCATTCGCGCGCGTGTCGAAGCGCGTGCTGCAGCCCGCCAAGCCGCTCACGCTTGA
- a CDS encoding ABC transporter permease subunit, with product MFRFILNKILYLVPTFIGITIVAFSFVRVLPGDPVLLMAGERGVSPERHAQLMAQLGFDRPIWQQYLDYVWNLLHGDFGQSLVTKKSVLTEFFILFPATVELSVCAIIVAVMLGIPAGVIAAVKRGSWFDQGLMGISLVGYSMPIFWWALLLIILFSGILQWTPVSGRISLLYYFPSVTGFMLIDSLLSDQKGAFLSAVSHLILPTIVLATIPLAVIARQTRSAMLEVLGEDYVRTARAKGLPIRRIIGIHALRNAMIPVITTIGLQVGVMMAGAILTETIFSWPGIGKWMLDSIFRRDYPVVQSGLLLIAFIIMIVNLVVDLLYGLINPRIRHK from the coding sequence ATGTTTCGTTTCATATTAAACAAAATTCTCTATCTGGTTCCGACCTTCATCGGCATCACGATCGTGGCTTTCTCCTTCGTTCGTGTGCTGCCGGGCGATCCGGTTCTGTTGATGGCGGGTGAGCGAGGCGTGAGCCCCGAGCGGCATGCGCAACTGATGGCGCAGCTCGGTTTTGACCGGCCCATCTGGCAGCAATATCTCGATTATGTCTGGAACCTGCTGCATGGCGATTTCGGACAATCGTTGGTGACGAAAAAATCCGTTTTGACGGAGTTTTTCATACTGTTCCCGGCGACTGTCGAGCTTTCCGTATGCGCTATCATCGTGGCTGTGATGCTTGGCATCCCGGCTGGTGTCATTGCAGCGGTCAAGCGCGGATCATGGTTTGATCAAGGGTTGATGGGCATCTCGCTGGTTGGATACTCAATGCCGATCTTCTGGTGGGCATTGCTGCTGATCATTCTGTTTTCCGGTATCCTGCAATGGACCCCGGTTTCAGGACGCATCTCGCTGCTCTACTATTTCCCGTCAGTCACCGGCTTCATGCTGATCGACAGTCTCTTGTCGGATCAGAAAGGTGCGTTCCTGTCGGCGGTTTCACATCTCATCCTGCCAACCATCGTGCTTGCAACCATTCCGCTTGCGGTGATTGCGCGTCAGACGCGCTCGGCTATGCTCGAGGTGCTGGGCGAGGATTATGTGCGCACGGCGCGCGCTAAAGGTCTGCCGATCCGACGCATTATCGGCATCCATGCGCTGCGCAATGCGATGATCCCCGTCATTACCACGATCGGCTTGCAGGTTGGCGTGATGATGGCGGGTGCCATTCTGACCGAAACCATTTTCTCTTGGCCTGGCATCGGCAAGTGGATGCTCGATTCCATCTTCCGCCGTGATTATCCGGTCGTCCAGAGCGGGTTGTTGCTGATTGCCTTCATCATCATGATTGTCAATCTGGTGGTCGATCTGCTCTACGGCCTCATCAATCCCCGTATCCGGCATAAGTGA
- a CDS encoding EipA family protein: MAIPSLSQTSFRNAAVLVAFFLALIGSLMAMPSVAKAQNTYTAEEIVQSGHSFFGSASGGLASAVEKAFQSFGLPNGYILGEEGSGAFFGGLTYGEGTLYTKNAGDHKTFWQGPSLGWDFGGQGSRVMMLVYNLDDIQHLYGRYAGVAGSAYVIAGVGFNVLKRQNIVLVPIRTGVGARLGVNIGYLKLSEAPTWNPF; this comes from the coding sequence ATGGCCATACCATCCCTGTCGCAAACCAGTTTCCGCAATGCAGCAGTCCTTGTTGCTTTTTTTCTCGCTTTAATTGGGTCTCTCATGGCTATGCCGTCGGTGGCCAAGGCGCAGAACACCTATACTGCGGAAGAAATTGTTCAGTCTGGACATAGCTTCTTCGGCTCGGCTTCCGGTGGGCTCGCCAGTGCCGTTGAAAAAGCTTTTCAGAGTTTTGGCCTGCCGAACGGCTATATTCTGGGCGAAGAAGGTTCCGGCGCTTTTTTCGGTGGCCTGACTTATGGCGAAGGCACGCTCTATACCAAGAACGCGGGCGATCATAAGACGTTCTGGCAAGGCCCATCGCTTGGCTGGGATTTTGGCGGCCAAGGTTCGCGCGTCATGATGCTCGTCTATAATCTTGACGATATTCAACATCTCTATGGACGATATGCAGGTGTTGCCGGTTCAGCCTATGTGATCGCGGGTGTCGGCTTCAATGTGCTGAAGCGACAAAATATCGTGCTGGTACCGATCCGTACTGGCGTTGGGGCCCGGCTTGGTGTCAATATCGGTTACCTGAAGCTTTCCGAAGCGCCGACCTGGAATCCTTTCTAG